ATTACATGGAATTGAATTACAACAAAAGCTATTCGCTATAGCAACTACAAATATGATTTTACGTGGTGATGGTAAAAGTAATCTAAAACGTGATGACATATTCCATGTTGAAAAAGGACTATATAAAACTCAAATTACTAAGGCATTAATTAATCCTCCATATTCACAAGCTAAAACGAAAAACTTAAGTCACTTATCAGAAATTAGTTTTATCAACGAAACATTATCACTAATGAAAAAGGACGCTAAGTTAGCCGCTATCGTTCCTCAAAGTACAATGATTGGCAAAACTAAAAATGATAAGGATTACAAGCGTGAAATACTAGAAAAACATTCATTAGAAACAGTAATTACGCTTAATAAAGATACCTTTTATGGCGTGGGAGTAAATCCATGCATAGCAATTTTCACTGCAGGTATTCCACAAGACAACAAAAAACGTGTTAATTTTGTAAACTTTTCTGATGATGGTTATATAGTGCGTAAACATGTGGGATTAGTTGGAGATGGTACTGAGAAATCAAAAAAAGATTATCTTTTAAACGTGTTAAATGATTATGAAGATGCGGATACTAACTTTTTAGTTAAATCCCCTATTACTTGGGAGGATGAATGGTTACATAGCTTCTTCTACTACAATGAAGAAATACCTACTGATGAGGACTTTGAAAAAACAATTGCTGATTATTTATCATTCGAATTCGACATGAAACTGCACGGCAGGGGGTATTTATTCGATGATGAAGATGAAACTGAGTGATAGAGAATGGAAGGCGTTTACAACTGATGAGTTATTCAGTATTAAATCTGGGACTACGTCTGACTTTTCAAAATTGAATTTAAAAAATGATTCAAAGTTACCGTGTATAGGGGCAAAATATAAAAATAATGGTGTGGTAGGTTTCGCTAATAATGAAGAACTGAAAGTAGAAGGAAACGCTTTAGTTTTTATTAAAACTGGAGAAGGTTCTGTTGGACTAACTCTTTATAAAACAGAAGATTTTATACCGCACAAAAATGTTTACATAGGCTATAACGTAAGCTTAAATAAATATATAGGCTTGTTTATTGCAACTATGTACAATAAACAGAAATTTATATATAACTATGGTTATGGTCTAAACCAATTAAGAGTAAAAAGACGTAAAATATTGCTTCCTTCTAAAAATAATAGTCCTGATTATGACTTCATGGAACGCTATATCAAAGAAAAATATTTTAATATAAAATCACAAGTAAAAGTGAAACAAAAACACAAAATTTCTGATTGGCGAGAGTTAGATGAGGTTAGGTGGGAAAACTATTTTATAGAATCTCTATTTCTAATAAAGTCTGGGAAAAGACTAACTAAAAATGATTTCGTAAGAGGTTTGACCCCATTTATTGGATCAACTGATAGCAATAATGGAATTACTAACTATGTCAGCAACACAAATTCTAGTGAAGATTCTAATGTTTTAGGAGTTAATTATAATGGCAGTGTTGTAGAAAATTTTTATCATCCATACAAAGCCATATTTTCAGATGATGTTAAAAGATTATCGTTAAGGAACAAAGGCAACAAATATACTTATCTGTTTATAAAAAATATGATATTAAAACAGAAAGAAAAATATCAATACGGTTATAAATTTAACGCTAGACGTATGAAAAAACAAATAATCAGCCTCCCCACTAAAAACAATCACCCTGACTATGAATTTATGGAGCAATACATGAAACGAAAAGAAAACGAAATATTCGACAGATTATAAACAAATATTTCGTTTTTCAGGGCAATTTAAAGCTGATACGATTGATAACGCAATTCAGTCTGTTATTAAGTCGAATGTCGGTCAAATTCGGGGCGTGACAGGGCGTAATGACCTTTTGAATGCAAATGTATCGGCTGAAATTAATGTCAATTATAGGCTGGCTGAACTGGGTTTTATTACAAACAAAAAAGACATGGACTATATCAAGCAGAACTATGATAAGTATGCTAAAGATATTGCAGGTGCAATTCACGGTAAACCAATTGGAGGCGTACCAGCAGGTAAAAAACAAGTGCAACAGATTGCTTGGAATTGGGGCGGTGTCTTTTATCCAAATACAGCAATAAAGGTTAGACGTTCGCCTGGATTGAGCGGAGAAGTGGTTGACCAGGCATCATGGCTTTACAATAAAAATGATTGGGTTAAGTTTGACCAAGTCATTAAAAAGAACGGCTATTGGTGGATAAGATTTAAATATCAAGCACCTGGTGCAAGTAAAAAGCATTTTTATTGTGCTGTTTGTAAAATTACAGATAAATACGAAAGAATTAAAAGTGAGAAATACTGGGGTTCTATTGAATGGGCGTAAATTTTAGGGTGGCTGTAACGGTCGCCCTGTTTTTTGTACTATAATACATATAGATTACCGGTAACTAATCCGGCTTTATTTACCGCCACCTATGCTAGTTAAAAGTGTGGTGTTTTTATGATATAATGGATTGAAAATTACTGTAGGGAGGTGGGAATATGGATTATCTAGGTTTGGTAAGTAATGTTGCCGGAGTTTTAGGAGCTTGTTATGGTGTTTTCTCCTTTTTTTACTACAGAAAAATAAGGTTTTATATGTTTGTTTCTAAGATTTTTAAATTTGCTAAAACGACTGAAATAACATTAAGTTATCGGTATATTGGTGAAAGTGATATAAATTTTAAAGGTATAAAAGAACTTTTAAAAAAAGAAAACTATGTTGTTATGAATGCTAATACTAATAACATCATCATAAATATGAATGATTTTATAATTCAATTTAAAAAAGATGACTTTCCTACCGATGAGTATGGAGAAAATTCATTTGTACGTATGACTTTGACTAGAACTTATTATAAACAAGCCAAAAAGGCAATTGATGAGTTTATCAATATATGTGAGGACTTCAATAATCGCAATTTAAATAATGAAGGAACCTATAATTTAAAGATAATCTACAACAATATTAAAAATCCATATTTGTCTGCTTCTACGCATAGAATTAAAGAAGAGAATGTAAAGAGTATGATTCTTCATGTAGATACAGCGTTTTTAATCGATGACTTAAATGAAGAAGTGATTATTAATAAAAATAGTTTATCTTATACAAGTAAAAGTTCGAAAAATATATATAAAATTGCAAATGATTTTATGATTGTTTAAGGAGAAGAGATAAATGCAGTCAATATGGGTATTTGAGTCAGAAAACCACCAAGTAGAAATTAATAATATAACAACAACTCGTTATGAAGTTTTAAATGATGTTGAAGAAGAATTGACAACAGAATTGTTTATCAATGAGGAGATTGGAGAGTATATTAGATGTAATTTAGTCGTTGACGAACCAAAATCTATACAAGTAAGAGCACTAGGTAAGAATTTGTCTAGTGTTATTGTAAGGAATAGATATGAAGCTTTTTATAGGTTATCCGATGGTAATCTAGTAGTATATGCTAACAAAATTGCTGCCCACATTATAAAAGATGTTTTTGATGAGCAATTTAATTTGAATTATAGCGCAAGAACAATTGATTTAGATGAAATAAAAAATAGATCTAATAACGTTAGAAAGGCACAGTTCAAAAATGTTACTATAGAAACTGTAACTGGTGGAATGTTAAATGGAGACCAGGTTCATAACACTGAAATTTATGGACTAATGGATAAATCAGGAGATCTTTCCACAGTTGCTGTTGTATATCCGTTTTTAGACAAAGAGATTAGTTTTAGTGTTTCTAGATACGGGAGTATAGTCCTTTATACAACTATTACATATGAAGAATGCTTGGAATTAATAAATGATTTGTTTGATTTGTAAAATAAACGAAAGCATATACCACTAGTCAAATTAAAACAACGAGACACATCTGTGGAGTGCACTTGAGGTTAACCTTTCACCGTACCTTAACTGGTGCGGTTATTTTTGTGCAGAAAAATAGAGAAAAGTTGAGAAAAAGGGTTGAATATATTCCGTTTGGGTAGTATAATTATATATGTAAGTTAGTTAATGACTTACACACTTCAAGTGAAGGGAGGGTAAAACCTTGGTTTACTTGATAGAAAAAGCGCTAGAACAACCGGCATCGTTGTTGATACTAGTTCTTCCAGCGCTATTAAAACAACTTAGAATGTGGCACCTAGGTTATCTGGGGACCAAACAAGATAACCAAGACAAGTAATCTAATGGAGCCTTTTGGCTCCTCCTACACTTGAAGTATATAATAATTTATGGGGGTTTTCAAACATGACAGTACAAATGTATTTATCACTAGTTGTATTAAGCCTACCATTATTGTTGTTTGTTGGAAGGAAAACACACATTTACTTTTTAAAAAGAAAGAATGTGAGAAGAAATGACTGAGTTTAAATTAACGATTCAAAAATTACTAGATAGTAATGTATCAGGCTACCAAATTCATAAAGATACGGGTATATCACAGGCACGCATATCAGATTTAAGAAGAGGCGTTAGACAACTTGGCGGTATATCTTTAGAAACTGCCGAAAAACTATACAACTACCAAAAGCAACTAGAAGAATAATAACCAAACCCCACTCATTAATTTGGGTGGGGTTAATTATACAAGTTTGGGTCCCTAAAAAGTCCCTAAAAATTAGTGAGATATGGCATGTAATTCTAAACAAAATAAAGAAGAACCCCGTGTTTACGGGATTCTTAAAATTAAAATGTCTTTAAATTTCTATAAGTAACGTCCTGGGAGGGATTCGAACCCCCGACCGATGGCTTAGAAGGCCATTGCTCTATCCAGCTGAGCTACCAGGACTTTTTAACACAAAACTTATTATATCTAAGTCCATGCAATAAATCAACAGATTACTCAATAAATTTCTTTCCATTTAACTCATATGCAGAAATTTTACAATTCATATATGGTGTTTAAATTAAACTGTTAATCAAAACATTATATAGAAACTTGTATAAATACAAAAAAATACTGAGACATCTGCAGTGTGTCTCAGTATGATATCAATATCTTATTTTGCGAATGTGTCGACTAAACCTTTAATTAATTTTACAATACCTAGAATGATACTCGCCCAAGTCATATTAGCGACCTCCTCTTTGAATGATTTAATGATAGTTTAACGAACATCACTGTAGAGGAGTGAGATAATGCGTAACTCATAACTATGGTTTCGCAGCTGTCTTTTTTTCAAGAGTTACTAACAGTTAGGCATGCCTATGTGTTGTAGAGAAATGAGTTCTGATATTAATGCAGCAATATACTTATTGCAATTAACAGTTAGGCAACGTAACTGTTAAAATAACATTATCTTTTAACAGTTATGAATGAAATATAACGACTTAGGGAATATCGGACCGATACGGTAAAAGATAAGCTATAGTGTAGTTAACAAAGCGAAGTCATCAATTACGATGACTTGGTTTTGAAATAGTCTTATTTAAGGAGTGTACATATTTATGTCAGAATTTATTAATGCAATTAAAGATACGGTACAAGCAGGTTTAGATCAAGACTGGGTAACAATGGGAATAGGTATTGCTGATATTTTAGCACAAGGCATTGGTCTTATCTCTGGTTTCTTCGGCTAAGTTAAGTTATTGAGCTATTGTCGAAACAAATACTAAAGTAGTTGTATAAAGAAAAGCGTCAAATCGTATGATTAATAAGTGATTTAATCTATAAGTGCGATTTGTTGAATTTCAAGTTTTTTAGCAAGTTTCCTCTAAATGAACATAAAATGAAAGCTAGGAACACACCTTATGATGTGCTTCTAGCTTTTTTTCTGTCATTAATAAAAAAGATTGAGACATTATATAATTTGCGCTTTTGTCTCAATCTCTCTCGCTTTTATTTCTTATTTGGTGCCCATACGAGAATGTCATGCCCATCATCATTTTTAGCCTCTAAATCTTCAAATCCATTTTTTACAAAGAAGCCTTTTGATTCAAAACGTGCAATTGCTTTGATCGGATGGCCGAATGACTTCGCGAATTCTAGAAGATCAGAACCATATCCTTTCCTCCAATAAGGTTTTAGCACTTTAACTTTCCATATAACAAGATAGTCTTCGTAATCAGGGAAGTATGTTTCTTCCACTTCTCCTTTACGATAGAGTGCCATGCGCGCTACAAGTTTCTCACCGACAAAAATACCGTAAAAAGGTGAGTCAGAACTTGCATCAATCATTTCACCATGTAATTCATCTACTAAGTATAAATCTTTGTTTCCAAAATTTTCACGAAATGCCGCAAACAATTCTTCAGTTTTATAGTTAATATCCAGGTGCGTTACCTTTGCCATTGGATGACCCCCTTTGTTGACTTTCTTCTATTATAACGCAATTCTGAAAGTTATTGAAGTAAGCCGTAAAATTGTCAGATAGACGTGTAACCCTTATACTGGTAATGATTACAGTATAAGGAGATACAAGCATGGATTGTTTAAATATCACGATTAAAGAAAATGATTCATTTATTAAAGAATACACGAATCATAATGCGGACATCCTACAATTTTTTACATATGATCCCAATAAAGATGAAAGCTACAAACAACGTATGGCATATAAAAGTAATGGGCGAGAGAAAGAAGTAGCTAATGTTGTACGTGAATACATGTCAGACTTAACACTGACACAGGCGCAATTAGAAAATATTGCTGCTTTATCTGAAGGTGCAAAAGTTGTTGTTGGGGGACAACAAGCTGGATTATTTACTGGGCCACTTTATACATTTCATAAAATTTTATCAATTGTAACGAAGGCAGATGAATTATCTACAGAATATAAAGAACCTGTGGTACCGGTATTTTGGATTGCAGGGGAAGACCATGACTTTGATGAGGTGAATCATACGTATGTGATGAATCAACGAATCGGTCAGTTGAAGAAAGTAAAATATCATACGATGACACCACCTGAAACAACCGTTTCTCGTTATGCTCCAGATCGTGAGGCATTACATGATACACTTGTGCAATTTTTTGAATCGATGCCTGAAACAGTATATTCAAAGCAATTGTTTGATGAAATTGACCGCATGATACAACAGTCAGAGTCATGGGTGGATGTTTTTAAACAAATGATCCAATTGTGCTTTGGTGAACGCGGTATTTTATTGATAGATGCACAAGATACTGCATTGAGAAATTTAGAGATGCCTTTATTGAAAGAAATTATCCAGCGACATGAAGAAGTAGATCAAGCTTTTCGTAATGCTCAAAGCCAGACGACTGAAGCAGGCCTAACAGCAATGATTCAAACGGATACGAATGTCCATCTTTTTCTTCATGAAGAGGATCAACGTCAATTACTTTCATATGTAGATGGGGAATTTAAGTTAAGTAAGAGTGATAAAACTTATTCAAGAGAGGCATTGTTATCACTTGTAGATGAAGCACCTGAACGCTTTTCAAATAATGTTGTCACACGACCTCTAATGGAGGAATGGCTATTTAATACAGTTGCCTTTATAGGTGGACCAAGTGAAATTAAATACTGGGCAGAATTAAAAGGTGTGTTTGAATTATTTGATGTTCAAATGCCAATCGTTTTACCACGTATGAGAATGACTTATTTAACATCAAATACTGAAAAATTATTAAAGAAATATGATTTAACATTAGAAGAAGTGATGGAAACGGGCACACAATCGGCACGAGACCGTTTTATTCGTGCGAATGCGTCAGAAGTAGTGCTTGAACAAATTGAAAAAATGCATGAAACGCAGCAAGCATTTTATGAAACAGTAACTGCAGAAATGTCTGATACAGAAGATAATAAAAATTTAGTGAAGAAAAACCAAGAGATTCAAATGTATCAATTGGAATACCTTAAGTCACGTTACTTAAATAATATTGCAAGAGAAAATGAAATTAGTATGCGTCATTTTGAAGTGTTAACACAAACACTTCATCCAATGGGTGGTTTACAAGAGCGTGTATGGAATCCATTACAAATTTTGAACGAAAATGGGTTAAATGTGTATGC
This region of Staphylococcus sp. IVB6240 genomic DNA includes:
- a CDS encoding restriction endonuclease subunit S, translating into MMKMKLSDREWKAFTTDELFSIKSGTTSDFSKLNLKNDSKLPCIGAKYKNNGVVGFANNEELKVEGNALVFIKTGEGSVGLTLYKTEDFIPHKNVYIGYNVSLNKYIGLFIATMYNKQKFIYNYGYGLNQLRVKRRKILLPSKNNSPDYDFMERYIKEKYFNIKSQVKVKQKHKISDWRELDEVRWENYFIESLFLIKSGKRLTKNDFVRGLTPFIGSTDSNNGITNYVSNTNSSEDSNVLGVNYNGSVVENFYHPYKAIFSDDVKRLSLRNKGNKYTYLFIKNMILKQKEKYQYGYKFNARRMKKQIISLPTKNNHPDYEFMEQYMKRKENEIFDRL
- a CDS encoding beta-class phenol-soluble modulin, translating into MSEFINAIKDTVQAGLDQDWVTMGIGIADILAQGIGLISGFFG
- a CDS encoding N-acetyltransferase codes for the protein MAKVTHLDINYKTEELFAAFRENFGNKDLYLVDELHGEMIDASSDSPFYGIFVGEKLVARMALYRKGEVEETYFPDYEDYLVIWKVKVLKPYWRKGYGSDLLEFAKSFGHPIKAIARFESKGFFVKNGFEDLEAKNDDGHDILVWAPNKK
- the bshC gene encoding bacillithiol biosynthesis cysteine-adding enzyme BshC, which codes for MDCLNITIKENDSFIKEYTNHNADILQFFTYDPNKDESYKQRMAYKSNGREKEVANVVREYMSDLTLTQAQLENIAALSEGAKVVVGGQQAGLFTGPLYTFHKILSIVTKADELSTEYKEPVVPVFWIAGEDHDFDEVNHTYVMNQRIGQLKKVKYHTMTPPETTVSRYAPDREALHDTLVQFFESMPETVYSKQLFDEIDRMIQQSESWVDVFKQMIQLCFGERGILLIDAQDTALRNLEMPLLKEIIQRHEEVDQAFRNAQSQTTEAGLTAMIQTDTNVHLFLHEEDQRQLLSYVDGEFKLSKSDKTYSREALLSLVDEAPERFSNNVVTRPLMEEWLFNTVAFIGGPSEIKYWAELKGVFELFDVQMPIVLPRMRMTYLTSNTEKLLKKYDLTLEEVMETGTQSARDRFIRANASEVVLEQIEKMHETQQAFYETVTAEMSDTEDNKNLVKKNQEIQMYQLEYLKSRYLNNIARENEISMRHFEVLTQTLHPMGGLQERVWNPLQILNENGLNVYASTTFPPLPYTFDQIIIKL